Proteins co-encoded in one Paraburkholderia edwinii genomic window:
- a CDS encoding RNA polymerase sigma factor FliA — MYNAQGKISQADVLTKYTPLVRRLGLQLVAKMPASVDLDDLIQAGMIGLLDAASRYKEDQGAQFETYASQRIRGAMLDELRSNDWLPRSVRRTSRELEMAVHQVEQQLGRAASEAEIALHLKMPLDEYQAMLQDLHGSQLIYYEDFDRSADDEPFLDRYCVDHSDPLSALLDESLRGALIEAIERLPEREKLLMSLYYERGMNLREIGAVIEVSESRVCQLHSQAVARLRARLREMAWAAEES; from the coding sequence ATGTACAACGCTCAAGGAAAGATTTCTCAGGCCGACGTTCTGACGAAATACACGCCGCTGGTCCGGCGGCTCGGTCTGCAGCTGGTGGCAAAGATGCCGGCGAGCGTGGACCTCGACGATCTGATTCAGGCCGGCATGATCGGCCTGCTCGACGCCGCAAGCCGCTACAAGGAAGATCAGGGCGCGCAGTTCGAAACCTATGCGAGCCAGCGCATTCGTGGCGCGATGCTCGACGAGCTGCGCAGCAACGACTGGCTGCCGCGCAGCGTGCGGCGCACGTCGCGCGAACTCGAGATGGCGGTGCACCAGGTCGAGCAGCAGCTCGGCCGTGCCGCGAGCGAAGCCGAAATCGCGCTGCACCTGAAGATGCCGCTCGACGAATATCAGGCGATGCTGCAGGACCTGCATGGCAGCCAGCTCATCTACTACGAAGACTTCGACCGCTCCGCCGACGACGAACCGTTCCTCGACCGCTATTGCGTCGATCACTCGGACCCGCTGTCGGCGCTGCTCGACGAGAGCCTGCGCGGCGCGCTGATCGAAGCGATCGAGCGGCTGCCGGAGCGCGAAAAGCTGCTGATGTCGCTGTACTACGAGCGCGGCATGAACCTGCGCGAGATCGGCGCCGTGATCGAAGTGAGCGAGTCGCGCGTGTGCCAGCTGCATAGCCAGGCGGTCGCGCGGCTGCGCGCGCGCTTGCGCGAAATGGCGTGGGCGGCTGAGGAGAGCTGA
- a CDS encoding flagella synthesis protein FlgN: MKDALLDTIIDEYATVEAFASLLAVEQKALTTAYPGEILKPIVEQKSSMADKLAMLERTREGHLRERGLPAGKRGMDLAAAKDARLNEQWSLLQKSAERARRLNFNNGLMIRTRMDYNRRILAVLRGTPEKASSFYGPDGKVPMYSGL; this comes from the coding sequence ATGAAAGACGCCCTGCTTGACACCATCATCGACGAATACGCGACGGTCGAAGCTTTTGCCTCCTTGCTCGCCGTCGAACAGAAAGCGCTGACCACCGCGTACCCGGGCGAAATCCTGAAGCCGATCGTCGAGCAGAAATCCTCGATGGCCGACAAGCTCGCGATGCTCGAGCGCACGCGCGAAGGACATCTGCGCGAGCGCGGCCTGCCGGCCGGCAAGCGCGGCATGGATCTCGCCGCGGCCAAGGATGCGCGCCTGAACGAACAGTGGAGCCTGCTGCAGAAATCGGCGGAACGCGCCCGCAGGCTCAACTTCAACAACGGCCTGATGATCCGCACGCGCATGGACTACAACCGCCGCATTCTGGCGGTGCTGCGCGGCACCCCTGAGAAAGCATCGTCGTTTTACGGCCCGGACGGCAAAGTACCGATGTATTCGGGGCTGTAA
- the flgM gene encoding flagellar biosynthesis anti-sigma factor FlgM, with product MKVDSSTNPNLTPLNNGVQRSQQGEPAAAGANTARTPVSSGGGAAADVSLSALAGHLQSLAVSGSHDIDTGHVESIKQAIRDGSLKIDASKIADGVLETARSLLQGNRPSSDS from the coding sequence GTGAAAGTCGATTCCAGCACCAACCCGAATCTGACGCCGCTTAACAACGGCGTGCAGCGCAGCCAGCAGGGCGAACCCGCTGCTGCCGGCGCGAACACGGCGCGTACGCCGGTCTCGAGCGGCGGCGGCGCGGCCGCTGACGTCAGCCTGTCGGCGCTCGCGGGCCATCTGCAGAGCCTCGCGGTGTCAGGCTCGCACGATATCGATACCGGGCATGTCGAGTCGATCAAGCAGGCGATCCGCGATGGCTCGCTGAAGATCGATGCGTCGAAGATTGCCGATGGCGTGCTCGAAACCGCACGCAGCCTGCTGCAAGGCAACCGGCCGTCGTCCGACAGCTGA
- the flgA gene encoding flagellar basal body P-ring formation chaperone FlgA produces MGTAGRPTQPTSAALAALRPTRAAQRAANAENGEIVIPGTGEPGAHTAAGAYAANATSGTVTSGRVMTAGALPGVPVTLQPVTVQQPAQGVAPVVVSNAQARYSVPASDIRAADAADASAPVQIDPLSARGEPPQLGGPGGTAAVRTQATNAQPMNVATGAPITVAQANAAQIKAAQQWAAQAAQSQPASAGQAGSNAQAMRQVTATAAAQAAQAAASARTAAQSTAPAMTAQATAPAPQRLAQSAQAAQAAQLQPVRYTPRAGVAGGTVPAVATINAGGANALAASTPNAAPVPAGQQDGETIRATAFTFLQQQTAGLPGKITITVAPAFPRGLAACTSLEPFMPVGARLWGRTSVGVRCAGARPWTLYLQARISLQATYYTASRQIAPGETLTAADLVAHEGDLATLPQTVITDPSQAVGAVALVRIGAGLPLRQDTIRGTSSITAGQTVRVVAAGEGFSISAEGSAMNNATPGQQVRVKTTNGQIVTGVVKDGSTVEIQM; encoded by the coding sequence ATGGGCACGGCCGGTCGTCCCACGCAGCCGACTTCGGCAGCGCTTGCCGCGCTGCGTCCGACACGGGCCGCACAGCGCGCCGCCAACGCGGAGAACGGCGAGATCGTGATTCCCGGAACCGGCGAGCCGGGCGCGCACACGGCGGCCGGCGCCTATGCCGCGAACGCAACCAGCGGCACCGTGACGAGCGGCCGTGTCATGACCGCCGGCGCGCTGCCCGGTGTGCCGGTGACGCTGCAACCCGTGACCGTGCAGCAGCCGGCGCAAGGCGTGGCGCCGGTGGTCGTCAGCAATGCGCAAGCGCGCTACAGCGTGCCCGCTTCCGATATTCGCGCGGCCGATGCGGCCGATGCATCGGCGCCGGTTCAGATCGACCCGCTTTCGGCGCGCGGCGAGCCGCCGCAGCTCGGCGGCCCCGGCGGCACCGCGGCGGTCAGGACGCAGGCGACGAATGCACAGCCGATGAATGTCGCGACGGGTGCGCCGATAACTGTCGCGCAAGCGAACGCGGCGCAGATCAAGGCCGCCCAGCAATGGGCGGCGCAGGCCGCACAGTCGCAGCCCGCGTCGGCAGGACAAGCCGGCTCGAACGCGCAAGCCATGCGGCAGGTCACCGCGACGGCAGCGGCACAAGCGGCACAAGCGGCGGCATCGGCGCGGACGGCTGCGCAATCGACGGCGCCGGCGATGACCGCGCAAGCCACTGCACCGGCGCCCCAGCGTCTCGCCCAGTCCGCACAAGCCGCACAAGCCGCCCAATTGCAACCCGTGCGTTACACCCCGCGCGCCGGCGTGGCCGGCGGCACCGTTCCGGCCGTCGCCACGATCAACGCCGGCGGCGCCAACGCGCTTGCCGCGAGCACGCCCAACGCAGCCCCGGTGCCGGCCGGCCAGCAGGACGGCGAAACGATCCGCGCCACCGCGTTCACGTTCCTGCAGCAGCAAACGGCCGGACTGCCCGGCAAGATCACGATTACCGTCGCTCCCGCCTTCCCGCGCGGCCTCGCGGCCTGCACGTCGCTCGAGCCGTTCATGCCGGTCGGTGCGCGCTTGTGGGGACGCACATCGGTCGGCGTGCGTTGCGCGGGCGCGCGCCCGTGGACGCTCTATCTGCAGGCGCGCATCTCGCTGCAGGCGACCTACTACACGGCCTCGCGGCAGATCGCGCCGGGCGAGACGTTGACCGCCGCCGATCTCGTCGCCCACGAAGGCGATCTGGCGACCTTGCCGCAAACGGTGATCACCGATCCGTCGCAGGCGGTCGGCGCGGTCGCGCTCGTGCGCATCGGCGCCGGGCTGCCGCTGCGTCAGGACACGATCCGCGGCACGTCGTCGATCACAGCCGGGCAAACGGTGCGCGTTGTCGCGGCGGGCGAGGGATTCTCGATTTCGGCGGAAGGCAGCGCGATGAACAACGCGACGCCGGGCCAGCAGGTGCGGGTCAAGACCACGAACGGCCAGATCGTGACCGGCGTGGTGAAGGACGGTTCGACCGTCGAGATCCAGATGTAG
- the flgB gene encoding flagellar basal body rod protein FlgB, with amino-acid sequence MLDRLDNDFAFNKEALDVRAYRQEVLSSNIANADTPNYKARDINFSSSLAGALRKAGGDSGAGSGASRLQMAQPAGVTSGMTLATTEPGHMAGKARLIPTGGPVEDYGQLKYRIPAQAALDGNTVDLDSERVQFADNTLHLESGMTLVSSQIKGLLGAITSGS; translated from the coding sequence ATGCTTGACAGGCTCGATAACGATTTTGCGTTCAACAAGGAAGCGCTCGACGTGCGCGCGTACCGGCAGGAAGTGCTGTCGTCGAACATTGCGAACGCCGATACGCCGAACTACAAGGCGCGCGACATCAACTTCTCGTCGTCGCTCGCGGGCGCGTTGCGCAAAGCCGGCGGCGATTCGGGCGCGGGTTCGGGCGCCTCGCGGCTCCAGATGGCGCAACCGGCCGGCGTGACGAGCGGCATGACGCTCGCGACGACCGAGCCCGGCCATATGGCGGGCAAGGCAAGGCTGATTCCGACCGGCGGTCCGGTCGAAGACTACGGTCAGTTGAAGTACCGGATTCCCGCGCAGGCCGCGCTCGACGGCAACACGGTCGACCTCGACTCGGAGCGCGTGCAGTTCGCCGACAACACGCTGCATCTGGAATCGGGCATGACGCTCGTGTCGTCGCAGATCAAGGGATTGCTGGGCGCGATTACCTCAGGTAGCTAA
- the flgC gene encoding flagellar basal body rod protein FlgC has product MSLMNIFKVAGSALTAESQRLNVTASNLANADSTTGPDGKPYRAKQVVFAVDPLGGARSASGQQVGGVQVTGVVDDPTPMKTTYDPSNPAANADGYVTAPNVDPVQEMVNMISASRSYQANIETLNTAKNLMLKTLTIGS; this is encoded by the coding sequence ATGTCATTAATGAACATCTTCAAGGTGGCGGGTTCGGCGCTGACTGCGGAATCGCAGCGCCTGAACGTCACCGCGTCGAATCTGGCGAACGCGGACAGCACGACCGGTCCGGACGGCAAGCCGTATCGCGCGAAACAGGTGGTGTTCGCAGTCGATCCGCTCGGCGGCGCGCGCTCCGCGTCGGGCCAGCAGGTCGGCGGCGTGCAGGTGACAGGCGTGGTCGACGATCCGACGCCGATGAAGACGACGTACGACCCGAGCAATCCGGCCGCCAACGCGGACGGCTATGTGACCGCTCCGAACGTCGATCCGGTGCAGGAGATGGTGAACATGATCTCGGCGTCGCGCTCGTATCAGGCGAACATCGAGACGCTGAACACCGCAAAAAATCTGATGCTGAAAACGCTGACGATTGGTTCGTGA
- a CDS encoding flagellar hook assembly protein FlgD — translation MGPNAGTSASDLQQTFLKLLVTQLQNQDPTAPMDSSQMTSQLAQIDTVSGIAQLNQSLGSLSAQLSASEAGQASSLIGRNALIPGNTFTVAALPNSDGSASDTVGASPFGIKLSAPATDLQLQVTNAQGVVVRTIDLGQQPAGVIPVPSWTPVDNNGNPLPAGNYTFQVADAGGAATGKNAPVTLTGITIISVVQQADGTPGLTLSNGQTIPLNGGASAFL, via the coding sequence ATGGGCCCGAACGCGGGCACGTCGGCGTCCGATCTGCAGCAGACGTTCCTGAAGCTGCTTGTCACGCAGTTGCAGAATCAGGATCCGACCGCGCCGATGGACAGCTCGCAGATGACGTCGCAGCTCGCGCAGATCGACACGGTGAGCGGCATCGCGCAGCTCAACCAGTCGCTCGGTTCGTTGTCTGCGCAACTGTCGGCCAGCGAAGCCGGCCAGGCATCGTCGCTGATCGGGCGCAACGCGCTCATACCGGGCAATACGTTCACGGTCGCCGCGCTGCCGAACTCGGACGGCTCGGCAAGCGACACGGTGGGTGCGTCGCCGTTCGGTATCAAGCTGAGCGCGCCGGCAACGGACCTGCAGCTGCAGGTCACGAACGCGCAAGGCGTCGTGGTGCGCACGATCGATCTCGGCCAGCAGCCTGCGGGCGTTATTCCGGTGCCGAGCTGGACGCCGGTCGACAACAACGGCAACCCGCTGCCGGCCGGCAACTACACGTTCCAGGTAGCGGACGCGGGCGGCGCGGCCACCGGCAAGAACGCGCCGGTCACGCTGACCGGCATCACGATCATCAGCGTCGTTCAGCAGGCGGACGGCACACCGGGTCTCACATTGTCGAACGGCCAGACCATCCCGCTGAACGGCGGCGCGTCGGCCTTCCTTTAA
- the flgE gene encoding flagellar hook protein FlgE, whose translation MSYQSALSGLAAASNDLDVVGNNIANAQTVGFKQSTAVFADLYANSIATAVNNQIGIGTRLAGVQQDFSQGQVTTTDVATNMAINGNGFFQMQNPNGTVTYSRNGQFVTDKNGFIVDAEGNKLMGFEANTQGQLQAGAVVPIQIPNASLLPPVATTNVTFGLNLDAAATAPTATPFDPTDTSTFNFSTSENVFDSLGGETKVNMYFVKGANPGEWDVFGGPTGNVAQMGTMTFDSSGKLVSATDAGGAPITPAGQFPLTINPTDGSAVQNLTIDLSGTTQFGGGSAGSTVTSAPTQNGFGTSQLATFSIGDDGTITGSYSDGRTAVLGQVLIANFTNPNGLQNLGNNQFGQTSESGDPQVGVPGSSNLGSIQGSAVESSNVDLTGSLVDLITAQRNYQANAQTIKTQQTIDQTLINL comes from the coding sequence ATGAGTTACCAATCAGCCTTGAGCGGTCTGGCGGCCGCGTCGAACGACCTCGATGTGGTCGGCAACAACATCGCCAACGCGCAAACGGTCGGCTTCAAGCAGAGCACGGCGGTGTTCGCCGACCTGTACGCGAACTCGATCGCGACCGCGGTGAACAACCAGATCGGTATCGGTACGCGTCTTGCCGGCGTGCAGCAGGATTTCTCGCAAGGCCAGGTCACGACGACCGACGTCGCGACGAACATGGCGATCAACGGCAACGGTTTCTTCCAGATGCAGAACCCGAACGGCACGGTGACGTACTCGCGTAACGGCCAGTTCGTGACGGACAAGAACGGCTTTATCGTCGACGCCGAAGGCAACAAGCTGATGGGCTTCGAGGCGAACACGCAGGGCCAGCTGCAGGCGGGCGCGGTGGTGCCGATCCAGATTCCGAATGCGAGCCTGTTGCCGCCGGTCGCGACCACCAACGTGACGTTCGGTCTCAACCTGGACGCCGCTGCAACGGCGCCGACCGCCACGCCGTTCGATCCGACCGATACGAGCACCTTCAACTTCTCGACGTCGGAGAACGTGTTCGACTCGCTGGGCGGGGAAACCAAGGTCAACATGTACTTCGTGAAGGGCGCGAACCCGGGCGAATGGGACGTGTTCGGCGGTCCGACGGGCAACGTCGCACAGATGGGCACGATGACGTTCGATTCGTCGGGCAAGCTGGTCTCGGCGACTGATGCGGGCGGTGCTCCGATTACGCCGGCCGGCCAATTCCCGTTGACGATCAACCCGACCGACGGTTCCGCGGTCCAGAACCTCACGATCGACCTGTCCGGCACGACGCAGTTCGGCGGCGGCAGCGCGGGCAGCACCGTGACGTCGGCGCCGACGCAGAACGGCTTCGGCACCTCGCAGCTCGCGACCTTCTCGATCGGCGATGACGGCACGATCACGGGCTCGTACAGCGACGGCCGTACCGCGGTGCTCGGCCAGGTGCTGATCGCCAACTTCACGAACCCGAACGGCCTGCAGAACCTCGGCAACAACCAGTTCGGGCAGACCAGCGAATCGGGCGATCCGCAAGTCGGCGTGCCGGGCTCGTCGAACCTCGGCTCGATCCAGGGTAGCGCGGTCGAATCGTCGAACGTCGACCTGACCGGCTCGCTCGTCGATCTGATCACCGCGCAACGCAACTATCAGGCGAACGCGCAGACGATCAAGACGCAGCAGACGATCGACCAGACGCTGATCAATCTGTAA
- the flgF gene encoding flagellar basal-body rod protein FlgF, with product MDRLIYTAMTGATQALDQQAVVANNLANASTTGFRAQLANFRSVPMSFGDGSQVNDVTTRTFVLSATPGSDYTPGPISQTGNPLDIAIQGQGWIAVQTPDGNEAYTRGGNLHVDENGQLVTASNLPVIGNGGPIAVPPQAQVTIGKDGSVSVIAAGDPPNAIALVDQIKLVNPDPNTMSRGDDGLFRTADGNPADQDPNVQIVSDSLEGSNVNPVAAMVSMITNARQFQMQTKMLQTADQNEQSANQLLSFS from the coding sequence ATGGACCGACTGATCTACACCGCGATGACGGGCGCCACGCAGGCGCTCGACCAGCAGGCCGTCGTCGCCAACAACCTCGCCAACGCGTCGACCACGGGTTTTCGCGCGCAGCTCGCGAACTTCCGTTCCGTGCCGATGAGCTTCGGCGACGGCTCGCAGGTCAACGACGTGACGACGCGCACCTTCGTGCTGTCGGCGACGCCGGGCTCCGACTACACGCCGGGTCCGATCTCGCAGACCGGCAACCCGCTCGACATCGCGATTCAGGGCCAGGGCTGGATCGCCGTGCAGACGCCGGATGGCAATGAGGCGTACACGCGCGGCGGCAACCTGCACGTCGACGAGAACGGCCAGCTCGTCACCGCGAGCAACCTGCCGGTGATCGGCAACGGCGGCCCGATTGCCGTGCCGCCGCAGGCGCAGGTGACGATCGGCAAGGACGGCAGCGTGTCGGTGATTGCCGCCGGCGACCCGCCGAACGCGATCGCGCTGGTCGACCAGATCAAGCTCGTGAACCCGGATCCGAACACGATGTCGCGCGGCGACGATGGACTTTTCCGCACGGCCGACGGTAATCCCGCCGATCAGGATCCGAATGTACAGATCGTCTCGGACTCGCTCGAAGGCAGCAATGTGAACCCGGTCGCCGCGATGGTCTCGATGATCACGAACGCCCGTCAGTTCCAGATGCAGACGAAGATGTTGCAGACCGCCGACCAGAACGAGCAG